A window of Streptomyces sp. NBC_01241 genomic DNA:
CGCTGGTCCCAGGTGAGGGCGTTCATCGCTTCGGGGCGGTTCAGCGTGATCCGGGAGACGCCGTTGTCAGTGGTGTGGAGTATCAATGATTCAGGCGATCCGGACGGGTCGGCGATGTCTTCGGGGGAGGACGGCATGAGGCAGCTCCTGGGTGGGTGGCCGGGGAAACGGCGGGACAGGTCAGCGGCAGACGGCGAGCGCGTCCAGCGCCACCGCGCCCTGCCCCCGCCCGAGCACCATCAGCGGGTTGATGTCGAGTTCGGCGAGGTCGTGGCCCAGTTCCAGGGCCATCCGCTGCACCCGCAGCACGACCTCGACGAGCGCGTCCACATCCACCGGCGGACCGCCGCGTACACCCTCCAGCAGGGCCCGGCCGCGCAGTTCGCCGAGCATCGAGCGCGCCTGGTCCTCGCCGAACGGCGGCACCCGTACCGCCGCATCGTGCAGCACCTCGACCAGTACGCCACCGAGCCCGACCGTCACCGTCGGTCCGAACAACGCGTCCTGCGTGACACCGACCATCATCTCGACGCCCCGCTCGACCATCTGGCAGACCAGGATCCCGTCCAGCTCGACACCCTCGTACCGCGCGATGTCGGTCAGTTCGCGGTACGTGTCCCGCACCTGGCTGGCGGAGGTGAGCCCGACCTTGACCAGGCCGAGCTCGGTCTTGTGGGCGAGCCGGGCGCCCGAGGCCTTCATGACGACCGGGTAGCCGACCTGCCCCGCGGCCCGGACGGCCGCCGCCGCGCTGGTCACCAACTGCTCGCGCGGAACGCGGATTCCGTACGCCCGCAACAGCTGCTTCGCCGCGTGCTCACTCAGCTGTCGGCCCGGGCGCATCAGTGCCTGCGCCTTGCGGAACGAGGGCGACGGCGTGTGCGGCGCCTCGTCGAAGGGCGAGCGGTACGAGGCGGCGAACCGGTGGTGGTCCAGATAGGCCTTCACGGCGGTGATGCAGTTGCCGAAGGTACGGAAGGTGGCGACGCGCGACGAGCCGAGCAGCGTCGTGCGGTACGCGTCCTCCGTGCCGACGGGCGAGCCCCACACCACGCACACCAGCTTGTCCGTGGTCTCCGCCGCGTCCACCAGGTCCTGCGCGAGCTTGTCGCTCATCGGGGGGAAGGGGCCGGTGATCGGGCAGATCAGCACGCCGACGGCGGGGTCGGCGAGGATCGCGTCGATGATCTCCCGGCCACGCCAGTCGCCGACCGGATGGCCGCCGTTGTCGACCGGGTTCGCCACGTTCAGATAGTCGGGAATCCACTCGTGCAGCTCGCGCTGCTTCTCCTGGGACAGAGTGGGAAGCCTCAGCCCCGCGCCGGTCGCCAGGTCCGAGAAGTGCGCGCCCGTGCCGCCCGAGATCGAATACACGACGACGCCGTCGGCCTGCGGCTTTCGTGCCCGGGCCAGCAGGGCCGCGGTGTCCTGGAGTTCGTCGAGCCCGTCCACCCGGATCACGCCGAACTGCCGCATCGCCGCGTCCACCACCTGGTCGGCGCCGGTCAGCTTGCCGGTGTGTGACGCGGCCGTCCTGGCGCCCGCCTCCGTACGCCCCACCTTGACCGCCACCACCGGAACGCCGGCCCGCGCCGCCCGGTCGGCGGCCAGCAGAAAGGAACGCCCGTCCTTGAGCCCCTCCACGTAACAGGCGATGGCCCCGACCTCGGGACGCTGCGAGAAGTACGAGATGAAGTCGGCGGTCTCCAGATCCGCCTCGTTGCCCGTGGGCGCCCAGTGCGAGAGCCGCACGCCCAGCTCCTGAAGGGCGTAGACGGGGCGACCCTGGTGACCGGACTGGGTGATCAGCGCGATCGCCGGCCCGTCCAGATCGTCGCGGAACTTCTCGAAGGCGTTGAGGTTGGTGTTCGGCCCGAGCAGCCGCAGCCCGGACCGCTCCACCGCCGCGGCCAGCCGCGCCTGGGCGGCAGCGCCCTCCTCGCCGGTCTCGGCGAACCCGGAGGCGAAGGCGACGGCGAACTTCACCTTGGCCTGCGCGAGTTCCTCGACCACCGGGAGCGGATCGCCGACCAGCAGCACCGCCAGATCGACCTGCTCCGGCAGGTCCGCGACAGAAGGAGAACAGGCCCGCCCGAACACGGACTTCCGGCTGGGATGCACCGGATGCAGCCGCGCCCCGACCCGCTCGGCCCAGCCGATCAGCTGCCGGGTGATCCCGGTATTGGGCCGCCCCTCGGTGTCGGAGGCGCCGATGACAGCCACGGACTCGGGCCGGAAGAACCGGTCCAGATCCGGCACGGACGCGTGCAGCGGGCGGCCGCTGACATCGAGATCGCCCTCCGCGGCGGCGGCCGCCATGCTGTGGACGATGGCATGCGGCTCCTCGCCGCAGGCCACCACCCTGGCGCGGAAGTCGGTGGTGAGGGTGCCGTGAGTCGATCCAAGCATCGTTCCGCCCACTCCTGCTCGGGGTTCGTCGGGTGATCGTGCCCGGCCAGCCTGAAGCTGACACCCTGTCAGGTTACTGAACTGACGGCCCGTCAGGAATGGGTGTGCAGGCAAAGGCTGAACCGGGCGCACTGATGCCCGGGTGCTCGGGTGCTTCGGCGCCCGGGTGCCTGGACGCCCGGGTGTCCCGGTGCCCAGAGGTCCGGCTGCCCAGAGGTCCGGGTGTCCAGAGGTCCCGGTGTCCGGATACCTGGACCGGATTCCGGGCATGGCCCGGGCGCTCCTCTCCGAGCGGCAACGGCCTCTGCTCCTTTGCCCCCTGCGCGTGGACGTGGCATCGCAGGGGCTATCTGTCACGTTCGCACGCGAGGGGTGCCGGGCGCGGCGACCGCAGCGAGGGCTTCAGCATCGACGAGTGGGCGATCTCGGCCGGCGCCCGCCCGGAATGCGCCACCTGGAAACGTGCCACCCGGAATGCGCCACCTGGAACGTGCCGCCCGGAATGCGCCGCGCCGCCCGGAAATGGGCCTGCCGACCGTGCGGAGGTCCGATCCCGGAGTGGCCGGTCAGCGGATGCGTGAAACTCTCTTGGCGATCTTCCGTGCGTCCAGCGCCATTTCGCGGAGCATGCCGCTGATCGGGTTGGTGAACCCGGTGAAGTACAGGCCGGGGGCCCGCTTGGGCGTGCGGGCGCCGTGCGTCACCGGCCGGCCCCGGGCGTCCAGGACGCCGAGGTGGCCGACCAGGCTCTCCAGGGCCCGGTGGTAGCCCGTCGCCGCGATGACCGCGTCCGGGGTGATCCGGTCCCCGTCGGCCAGCACCACCGCGTCCTCGTCGAACGACTCGACGGCTGCCACCGGTACCACCCGGCCGCCCTTCACCGCGTCGATCAGTCCCATGTCCTGCACCGGGATGGCACCGTCCCGGACCCGTGAGTACAGGCCGGTGTCGGGGCGCGGGAGCCCCTGTGCGGCGAGATCGGGCACGGCGATCCGGGCCATCAGGCCCCCGGCCCGGTCGACGAGAGGGACCGGCAGCCTGCGTACCAGGATGCCGGTCGCCTGGGCGGGCCATCCCGCGGTCGAGCGGCGCACGATGTGCGGCACGGTGCGTACGGCGATGCGTACCCGGGACGCCCCGCCCTCCACCAGGTCGACGGCGATCTCCGCGCCCGTGTTGCCGATGCCGACGACGAGGACGTCCCGGCCCGCGTACGGGGCCGGATCGCGGTAGTCGCAGGCGTGCACGAGGTCGCCGGTGAAGGTGTCGCGCCCGGACCAGTCGGGGATGCGCGGGGTGTGGTTGTAGCCGGTGGCGATGACGACGGCCCGGCCGGTCAGCATCCGGCCACCGGTCGCGGTCAGTTGCCAGCCGGCTCCGTCGGGGGTCCGGTCGATCCGGGACACCTCGACGCCCGTCACCACTTCCAGCTCGTGGTGCTCGACGTACTTCTCCAGGTAGCGCACCACGTCGTCCCTGGCCACCCAGCGCCCGAACCGGCGCGGCATCGCCAGCCCCGGCAGCGCGGACCGGCGCCGGGTCGTGTGGAGGTGCAGCCGGTCGTAGTGGCGGCGCCAGGACGCGCCCACGTTCTCGGACCTCTCCAGTACGACCGCCCGTACCCCCCGCTCGCGCAGGGCCGCGGCGGCGGCGAGGCCGCCCGGGCCGCCGCCGATGACGTATACGGGCCGGTCCTCGGTGAGGCCGGTCGGGGCAGGGGTGGTGTTACCGGCGGTCGGTGCGCTGTCGGGCATGGTCCGGAGCGTAATCGCGCACGTACTTGATGGATCTCGGTCAAGAGGGAAATCGATTGCGAATTGATCACGCGTGCGCGTTCCTGAACGCTTCCGTGGGCCGGTTGATTGGGCATGCCTCTTGCGGCAGGCCTCGCCATCAGGTGAACTGACGTACCGTCAGTTTCTGGTTCCAGTGAGCGGGAGACCCATGCAGACGATCTGGCTCGGTGGCGCCGAGTGGCTCGCCGTCCTCCGGATAGGCCTCGGCCTGTGGTGGCTGGAGAGCTGGCGGCACAAGGACAAGAAGGGGTGGTTCGAGCGCGGCACGGGCATTGCCTGGGCCGCCGACGTCGCGGGCAAACACAGGTGGGCGGCCGTACGCACGGGCTTCCGGCAGGTCGTCGCCCCGCGCCCCAAGGCCATGGCCTACCTCGTCGTGTACGCCGAACTCGCCCTGGGTCTCGGCCTGATCACCGGATTTCTCACACCCGTCGCGCTCGTCGCCGGCCTCCTGCTCAACCTCCTCTACCTGGTGCTGATGATCCACGACTGGGCCGAGCAGGGGCAGAACGCGATGATGGCGCTCATCTCGCTCGTCGCGCTGTTCGCGATGTCCTGGCAGACCTGGTCCCTCGACGACGCGATCGGAATCTTCCTGTGACCCCGGCAGCCGTACGTTTCGACCTTCCCGAGCCCGACGCCTTCACCCGCCCCTACTGGGACACCGCCGCCCAGGGGCAGTTGCTGCTGCGCCGCTGCCGCGCCTGCGGGCGCGCCCACCACTACCCGCGCGAGTTCTGCCCGCACTGCTGGAGCGAGGACGTCACCTGGGAGCGGGCGAGCGGACACGCAACGCTCTATACCTGGTCCGTCGTCCACCGCAACGACCTGCCGCCGTTCGGTGCCCGCGTGCCGTACACCGCCGCCGTCGTCGACCTGGCCGAGGGGCCGCGGATGATGACGGAGATCGTGGAGTGCGAGGAGCCGGACCTGGCGATCGGAATGGCGCTGCGGGTGGCCTTCCGGCGGGACGAGGGGTGCGAGACGGTGCCGGTCTTCCGGCCTCTGCGCTGACCCGTCACAGCCCCGGCGCCCCCCACACCGGGAACCACCGGGCCAGGTCCTTCTCCATCCGCAGGTCGTCCCCGAGTACCGCTCTGACCTGCAACTCCAGCTGGTTGTCCCGCTTCTCGGCGCCACCCGGCACCGGCGCGAACGGATAGAACGTGCCGCGCTTGTAGAGGTAGACCAGGGCCAGCGGACGGTCTCGCGCGTCCCGGAAACCGATCAGGGAGCAGAGCAGCTGCGGCCCGAAGCCACCGTCCTGGAGCAGGGTGTTGACCGCGTGCAGGTCGTTGACCAGGGAAGCGGTGTCCTCGGCCGGCTGGCGGGCGAGCAGCCAGGTGTAGCCGTACGAGTCCTGGCTGAACTCCACCGGGATGCCACCCCGGTCCGTGTCGGCGTCGAGCAGTTCGCGTACGTCCTGCTGGATGCGGGCAAAGGTGCCGCCTTCGGCGCCGGCGAAGCACACCGAGCCGAGACCGGTGGGCTCGAACCCGGCGCCCGCCTGGAGGGTGAGGGCGGCGGAGGGCACGGCGAAGAGCTGGTCGAGATCGGGGCGGACCGGTTTGCTGCGGCCCAGGATGGTGTCGAGAAGACCCATGGACACTCCTTACGGGCGGGAGAGGTCGGCGGAGATGCGGGCCAGCTGGTCGAGGCGCTGTTCGAGAGTCGGGTGGGAGGAGAGCAGCCGGCTCAGGCTCTCCTTGGAGGAGAACGCGGGGACGAAGTAGAAGGCGTTGTACGGCTCCGCCTTGCGCAGGTCCTCGGTCGGGATGCGGGACATCTGACCGGTCACCTTCGTGAGGGCGGAGGCGAGCGCCGAGGGACGGCCGGTGAGCAGGGCGGCGGCGCGGTCGGCGGACAGCTCGCGGTAGCGCGAGAGCAGCCGGGTGAGCAGGAAGCTCAGGGCGTACACGACCGCACTGATCAGCGGGATCAGCATGACCACGATGCCGACGGGGTCATTGCTCCGGCTGCTGCGGGAGAGGCCGCCCCACAGGGCTATGCGGGTGATGATCCCGGCGAGTACACCGAGGAACGAGGCGATCGTCATGACGGCCACGTCCCGGTGCGCGACGTGCGACATCTCGTGCGCGAGCACGCCCTCCAGCTCCTCCGGTTCCAGTCTGCGGAGCAGACCGGTGGTGGCGCAGACCAGGGCGGTCTTCTCGCTCCGGCCGGTGGCGAAGGCGTTCGGGACATCGCTCTGGGCGATCGCCACCCGTGGCTTGGGCATGTCGGCCAGCGCGCAGATCCGGTCGACGGTGCCGTGCAGTTCCGGCGCCTCCTCGGGGGTCACTTCCCGGGCGCCCATGCTGAAGGCCGCGATGCGGTCGCTGAACCAGAACTGTGCGATGAACATGCCGCCGACGAGGATCAGAATGATCGGCCAGGCGCCGCGCAGCACCGCGAGCAGCACGCCGACCAGGACCACGTACAGCAGGCCGATCAGGAACATGGTGGTCACCATGCGCGTGGTCAGACCGCGGTCCGCGGCGTATCGGGAAGGGGTTCGGCTCATCGGTGCCTCCAGCCCTCATCGGGACCTGTCTCTCCGCCTGTCTCCCATAGTGCCCCTTCACTGTTGAAACCGAATAAGACGGACCGAGACGGAACGGAGGGGAGCGGCTGGTATCGGGGTCCCGCGGTGAGCGCCCTCCCTACGGCCAGAGCAGTTCCCGCGTCCAGTCCGCGCCTTCCCGGCGGTAGCGCAGTCGTACGTGCCTGCGCCGCGCGTCGCCCTGGAAGAACTCGACCTCCCGCGGTTCGACCACGTACCGCGACCAGCTCGCGACCTCCGCGTCCGGCTCGGCCCGCGCCCGTTCCCAGGCGGCGTCGGCGGCCCGGGTCAGTTCCGCCTGCGAGTCGAGCACCGCACTCTGGGTGCCGGTCAGTGCCGACGCGAGCGCCCCGGTCGAGCGGGCGTGCAGATCGGCCAGGCTCTCCGCCCGGCTCGTCTCGGTGACCGGCCCCCGTACCCGTACCTGCCGGCCCTGTACCGGCCAGTAGAAGTTGAGCGCGGCGTACGGGTGGGCGGCGAGCTGGCGGCCCTTCGTGCTGGTGCGGTGCGTGGCGAAGTGCCAGCCGCGCTCGTCCGCGTCGTGCAGCATGAGCGTCCGCACGTCGGGCCGGCCGGCGGTGTCGACAGTGGCCAGCGACATCGTGTGCGGCTCGGCCTGCCCGGCCGCCACCGCCTCGGCGAACCAGGCGTGGAAGAGGGGGAGCGGGGCGGGGGGTGCGGTGGCCGGGTCGAACGCGGGAAGCTCCACGTCCCAGACGCGCTGGGCGTGGAGCAGGTCCAGGAAGCTCTGCTGCGCGCCGGCCTTCCGCGCATCGGTCTGCTGCGCGTCGGATTGCGCCACGCCGGCCTTCGACGCGCCGGTGTTCGGTACATCGGTCTTCGGTACATCGGTCTTCGGTACGCCGGTCTGCTGCGCGTTGGATTTCTGTACGTCGCTCATGGCCCCATTGCAGCGCATGGGGCCTGGCCCGGGACCTCACCCCCGTCCCAGCACCACCGTCCCCGACGAGCAGAACCAGCCGCCCGTCCCCGACGCCACGGCCAGCTCCGGCAGTCGGCCGCCTGCCCTGCGCACCTGGCGATCGCCCGCCTCGCCGCGCAGCTGCCGTACCGCCTCCACCAGCAGGAACAGCCCTCGCATCCCGGGATGGCAGGCGGACAGCCCGCCGCCGTCCGTGTTGACCGGCAGCTCGCCCGTCAGGCCGGTCCGGCCCTTCTCCACGAACGCGCCGCCCTCGCCCTTCGCGCAGAAACCGAGGTCCTCCAGCGTCACCAGCGTCATATAGGTGAACGCGTCGTAGATCTCGGCGAGGTCGATATCGCCGGGCCGCACCCCGGCCCGTTCGAACGCCAGCCGGCCGGAGACCGCCGCGGGAGAGGCCGTGAAGTCGTCCCACTCGGACATCGTGGAGTGCGAGACGTGCTCGCCGGCACCGAGGATCCACACCGGTTCCTTCGCCGTGTCCGGTACGTACTCCTCGGCGGCCAGCAGCACCGCGCAGCCACCGTCGCTGCGGATGCAGCAGTGCAGCTTGGTGAACGGGTCCGCGATCATCGGCCCCGACAGCACGTCGTCCACGGTGATCGGGTCACGGAACATCGCGTCCGGGTTGACCGCCGCATTCGTCCGTGCCTGGACCGCGACCTCGGCGAGCTGCTCCAGGGTCGTCCCGTACTCGTGCATATGGCGGCGGGCGGCCATCGCGTACTTGGCGATCAGCGAGTGCCCGTACGGCACCTCGAACTGGAGCGGGCCGCGCGCACCGAAGGAGAGGTTGG
This region includes:
- a CDS encoding acetate--CoA ligase family protein; its protein translation is MLGSTHGTLTTDFRARVVACGEEPHAIVHSMAAAAAEGDLDVSGRPLHASVPDLDRFFRPESVAVIGASDTEGRPNTGITRQLIGWAERVGARLHPVHPSRKSVFGRACSPSVADLPEQVDLAVLLVGDPLPVVEELAQAKVKFAVAFASGFAETGEEGAAAQARLAAAVERSGLRLLGPNTNLNAFEKFRDDLDGPAIALITQSGHQGRPVYALQELGVRLSHWAPTGNEADLETADFISYFSQRPEVGAIACYVEGLKDGRSFLLAADRAARAGVPVVAVKVGRTEAGARTAASHTGKLTGADQVVDAAMRQFGVIRVDGLDELQDTAALLARARKPQADGVVVYSISGGTGAHFSDLATGAGLRLPTLSQEKQRELHEWIPDYLNVANPVDNGGHPVGDWRGREIIDAILADPAVGVLICPITGPFPPMSDKLAQDLVDAAETTDKLVCVVWGSPVGTEDAYRTTLLGSSRVATFRTFGNCITAVKAYLDHHRFAASYRSPFDEAPHTPSPSFRKAQALMRPGRQLSEHAAKQLLRAYGIRVPREQLVTSAAAAVRAAGQVGYPVVMKASGARLAHKTELGLVKVGLTSASQVRDTYRELTDIARYEGVELDGILVCQMVERGVEMMVGVTQDALFGPTVTVGLGGVLVEVLHDAAVRVPPFGEDQARSMLGELRGRALLEGVRGGPPVDVDALVEVVLRVQRMALELGHDLAELDINPLMVLGRGQGAVALDALAVCR
- a CDS encoding flavin-containing monooxygenase, with product MPDSAPTAGNTTPAPTGLTEDRPVYVIGGGPGGLAAAAALRERGVRAVVLERSENVGASWRRHYDRLHLHTTRRRSALPGLAMPRRFGRWVARDDVVRYLEKYVEHHELEVVTGVEVSRIDRTPDGAGWQLTATGGRMLTGRAVVIATGYNHTPRIPDWSGRDTFTGDLVHACDYRDPAPYAGRDVLVVGIGNTGAEIAVDLVEGGASRVRIAVRTVPHIVRRSTAGWPAQATGILVRRLPVPLVDRAGGLMARIAVPDLAAQGLPRPDTGLYSRVRDGAIPVQDMGLIDAVKGGRVVPVAAVESFDEDAVVLADGDRITPDAVIAATGYHRALESLVGHLGVLDARGRPVTHGARTPKRAPGLYFTGFTNPISGMLREMALDARKIAKRVSRIR
- a CDS encoding DoxX family membrane protein, with the translated sequence MQTIWLGGAEWLAVLRIGLGLWWLESWRHKDKKGWFERGTGIAWAADVAGKHRWAAVRTGFRQVVAPRPKAMAYLVVYAELALGLGLITGFLTPVALVAGLLLNLLYLVLMIHDWAEQGQNAMMALISLVALFAMSWQTWSLDDAIGIFL
- a CDS encoding Zn-ribbon domain-containing OB-fold protein; its protein translation is MTPAAVRFDLPEPDAFTRPYWDTAAQGQLLLRRCRACGRAHHYPREFCPHCWSEDVTWERASGHATLYTWSVVHRNDLPPFGARVPYTAAVVDLAEGPRMMTEIVECEEPDLAIGMALRVAFRRDEGCETVPVFRPLR
- the pspAB gene encoding PspA-associated protein PspAB: MGLLDTILGRSKPVRPDLDQLFAVPSAALTLQAGAGFEPTGLGSVCFAGAEGGTFARIQQDVRELLDADTDRGGIPVEFSQDSYGYTWLLARQPAEDTASLVNDLHAVNTLLQDGGFGPQLLCSLIGFRDARDRPLALVYLYKRGTFYPFAPVPGGAEKRDNQLELQVRAVLGDDLRMEKDLARWFPVWGAPGL
- the htpX gene encoding zinc metalloprotease HtpX, whose product is MSRTPSRYAADRGLTTRMVTTMFLIGLLYVVLVGVLLAVLRGAWPIILILVGGMFIAQFWFSDRIAAFSMGAREVTPEEAPELHGTVDRICALADMPKPRVAIAQSDVPNAFATGRSEKTALVCATTGLLRRLEPEELEGVLAHEMSHVAHRDVAVMTIASFLGVLAGIITRIALWGGLSRSSRSNDPVGIVVMLIPLISAVVYALSFLLTRLLSRYRELSADRAAALLTGRPSALASALTKVTGQMSRIPTEDLRKAEPYNAFYFVPAFSSKESLSRLLSSHPTLEQRLDQLARISADLSRP
- a CDS encoding pyridoxine/pyridoxamine 5'-phosphate oxidase, producing MSDVQKSNAQQTGVPKTDVPKTDVPNTGASKAGVAQSDAQQTDARKAGAQQSFLDLLHAQRVWDVELPAFDPATAPPAPLPLFHAWFAEAVAAGQAEPHTMSLATVDTAGRPDVRTLMLHDADERGWHFATHRTSTKGRQLAAHPYAALNFYWPVQGRQVRVRGPVTETSRAESLADLHARSTGALASALTGTQSAVLDSQAELTRAADAAWERARAEPDAEVASWSRYVVEPREVEFFQGDARRRHVRLRYRREGADWTRELLWP
- a CDS encoding thiolase C-terminal domain-containing protein; translated protein: MPSSHRKVAVVGISLADCGRVDEATPYALHAQAARRALADSGLDRSVVDGFASAGLGTLAPVEVAEYLGLKPTWVDSTAVGGSTWEVMAAHAADAVAAGHANAVLLVYGSTARADIKAGRRTSNLSFGARGPLQFEVPYGHSLIAKYAMAARRHMHEYGTTLEQLAEVAVQARTNAAVNPDAMFRDPITVDDVLSGPMIADPFTKLHCCIRSDGGCAVLLAAEEYVPDTAKEPVWILGAGEHVSHSTMSEWDDFTASPAAVSGRLAFERAGVRPGDIDLAEIYDAFTYMTLVTLEDLGFCAKGEGGAFVEKGRTGLTGELPVNTDGGGLSACHPGMRGLFLLVEAVRQLRGEAGDRQVRRAGGRLPELAVASGTGGWFCSSGTVVLGRG